CCACATGAGAGATTGAATTTGGACACGCCCCATCCGCCTATGAAACAGCACACCACAACACATGAAATGTTCACATCAATCAATCAACATCACAAGCTCTCACACACATAAACACTCCCAAAATCCACATGCATGCTCACCACCCTTCCTTAATTTTAACGATTCCCCAACCGCCCACGTTCGCTTTCCCCACACACATGTTTTCATTCATACACCAACATAACATTATATCTTTCCCTCCCCACAATGCACTCTCTCTTACTACTACTACTCTAACTCTCAACTCTCTCAATTTTCCATTATCACATTACACCTACCTCATCTTCCCCAATCTAAATAAATGTTCCAACAAAAACATCATACTAACGGGCTAGACCAAAtgtttcttcatcagttcccatcttcttgttcttctaTGCAACTCCCAACCTCAATGGAGCGGTCAAGTTCATCAAGGTGGAAGCCCCACATCGAGGTTGCTCCCAATTGCCCTCGCTGCGCTTCCACCAACACCAAATTCTGTTACTACAACAACTACAGCTTGTCCCAGCCGCGGTACTTCTGCAAAGGCTGCCGCCGCTACTGGACCAAAGGCGGCTCTCTCCGCAACGTCCCTGTAGGGGGCGGATGCAGAAAGAGCCGCCGCGTGAGGTCCTCCGCGTCAAGGCACCTTCAAAGCGAACGCCTTTCTTCATCAATTGGTGGTAGTGGTGATGGTGATCAACACGGAGGCCAAACCAATGGGTCACGTGACATTGACATGGCGCTCGTGTTCGCGAAATTCTTGAACCAAGACACGAGCTCTGGTGAGGAATTTGATAGAGAGGGTAACAACCGGTCGTCGTCTTTGACACCGGAAAGTGTGGAGCTGCCTCAGAAGCAGCTCTCTGATGCTGAAGCTGATTCTGATGCTGATGCGATGATGGTAGTGGGTGGTGGGGACCACCTTCTTGTTGGTGATGAGTTGAGTTTGAGTGGGATTGATGAGTTGGAGGGTTTTCTTGGTGGTGACGATAATGATGTGGTCCATGATGCTTTGTTTTCTGATACTACCTTGTCTGCTTCCTCCATTACCTGGCAGACACCGATGATCGAAAAGCAGTCGTTGGAGTTGGAGTTGGAGTACTCTATGCCATTCAATGAGGATTGTATTGGAAGTCATGATCAATTGTTACCGGTTAGTTCAGCTTCTAGTACAATGAATTTAATTAGCGACAGTTGGGCTACTTGGAATTCCTTTGATCTTTCAACCATGGAAGTTTTCTCATCAAGACCTTGACCAATTCTTATTTAATTAGATCTGGTTTCCACATAATTATTATACTTTTCATTTGTAAGTTTTACTTTTCTTCCTATTATTTGAAAGAAGAGAACAAAAACGGAGAGAACTATTCTTACTATGTGCCAATATTATGAGGAGGGGAGACTTAGAATGTTATAGAAcattatttatatgtttaacAGTTATACATAGAATAAAATTGTACTTCTGCTGGCTGCATATAATCCATTGATTGGAAATGTAGTTCCAAAAGATTTACTGATCTGATGTTGTAGTCGAGTGAAAATCTTCTGTCCTTGTTCCCTGTCCTCTTTCCTGTCCTGCGAATTAGAACGTGACACCTGTATTAGTTTGCCATGTAAGCTTTAGTTAATTTTGACGTCTCTGTTAACACAAGGTCAATTCCGTTACCCTTTTCAATCCCCTGTGATATCGGCGCAGCTTCTTTCGCCGTCCGTTCTTGTTTATCATCTGCATTATTCTGACTATTGCATCCAAGAATGACATGAATCACATGTAACAACCCTTCATCGTTTCCTGCAAGCACACTATAGAGTAGTCTGAAATCCAAAATGATGAATTAGTCATCTTCCAGGGATTTCATGCATTTTCTATAATTGGAGCATTTTCACAAACACCTTGTAAGCAGCTCCAAGACCCATCCAGATCAAACATAATTATCCATTCATACGCCCAAGTGAATACAGCTATTTTTTTAACACAATCTATCTAATTGTAACTTCAAATAGAATCCtttaaatctttatttgaatCGTCAATTGATTACTGGTGAAATTATCCGCCTCATACTCCACCATCATTGAGCACAAACACAGGAAGAGAGAGAGCAACGTGAAGAAGGAGATGGCAATAGTTTAATTAGAAAAAAGGCAGAAGAGGACGTGAGGACAAATATGAGTCTGGATTGTATAAAAAATCAGTTCAATCTCAGGAAGGCCACTGTAAAAAATCAATTCAATCTCAGGAGATGGTCAAATCTGATGTTGTAGTCTCATAGCCAATTTGTACCTTTCAGAATACGCTAataatgaagatatttttgatcaattttacatttattattattatataatagCTAATACTCTAGGATATTGAGGcatgatattggaaaaaaaattgaatattgcaaaaacaaataattatcAAAAAGGGGTAAAAAAATTGGTATTTACCCAAATGGTGTGAATTTGGCCCGTTGGAAGTTGAGGTGGCACGAGGGCATGATGCTGGACGCATATTACGAAGTGAATTCGCGCAAGCTTAGGCACATCAAACATGAGAATCTCCTCCTTCCCTAAGTTGTAGCCGCAGCTGTTAGAGATTCCCATGCCAAGGAATCTTTCAAGTGGTGATTGCAAGTTCTTTTGGGCGAATTCCATGGATTCGCGTGATTGCAGGCCGTTTCATGACAAGAGGACATGATAAGACATGACCTACACGAGGGAACATTTATAACACTTGAGCCATGCTGAACTTGGAATGACGCGCATGTACCTTGATTCGCGACACATGGGGGCGCATCCTTTTGTCAGTTTCTAGCAGTTCACACCCCTATAAAAGGACTGCTAAAATTACATTCGCACGAACAAAAATTTCTCTTCTCCAAACCTTCTtaatttcacttcttcttcaaACTTTTTTCCTACACTAAGGGGTTGTTTGGTTTggaggaaagaaagagaaaggattAGAGAAGGAAAGAAAGCACAAAAATCAAGAAATCTTCCCTCCTTTAGTTTAGAAGAAAGAGGGGAAGGAAAGAAGAATCTTAGTGAGGCCCACCCGAAAAAACTTTCCTCCCAATTTGGATGGAAATCTGGTGTTGGCGTCTATGGTACAGTTAAAACTGTCCCACGGTGATTCAGTTCACTCTTGAAtcgttagattttttttttttaaaatttgaatggCTTAGATCAATTACCAATAAAAAATCCATTGGTTAAATATATGTGCCTTTCTAAAAGACCCTTTTCCCTTCCCACATTCCCCCCACCACCGTGCCTGATCACAGAGCCCACGACGGAGACCAGCATGCCAACCACGGAGGTTGATGTGGCCACAACAAGCCTCGTCGACATCCTTACTGTGACGATGTGGAGGGCAAGTTTGAGGCCTTGGGCCAcgagagagaagaggaagatgTTAAGAAGCATCACCGCTCTGTCAAGCAAAGTTTCAGAGTACCCATTTAGCCCCAAATCAGGAGAAGCAAATATCACAGCAGAAGAACCCCCATATCAGTGCGATTCCACTCAGTAACGTTCTTGGAATCGTTGATTTCGTTGCGTTTTGGTTTGAACGGCAAGTGGGTGAGTGAATGAAACAGTGTTAGAACACCGTGAATCAAGAAATGCTCTCCGAGGAAAATATCAGGGTTTGATACCTTGGCATGGTTGATTGCAGAAGAGGAAAAAGAGGAACTTGAGGCAGTAATTTTGATGATTAGGATGCATGCATGAGGATAATCCCAGATCTTGTGAGAGTTTCCTGATCCAGATCTCAAATAGAAGGAATTGGGTTGATTGTGTTCTTCATATGCACTGAATTCATTAAATCTCCTTTCACAATTTGATTTTCCCAAACTGAATTCATGAGATCTTGTATTTTTCCCTTATCAAGTTGGTTGCTTCAGATGAAAATATATGTTGATTGTATTGATCGGTGATGGGTGCTGGTTCTGTGACTTGATCTTGTGCTTGGAGATGGTGTGGCGTGGTGGCCGGGAATGACATTTTTGCTGCTGTATTGGGGGTCGGTAAAAGTTTTATCAACTTTTGTAGCGGGCGCCGGTAAAGACCAGAAGAACAACCGGAAAATATTATCAGTTTTCAGCGGCAATAATTCCCGGCCTTAGTCATTGCCACTATAGCCTAATTTTGTTTTGTGTGATTTGGCGTGTTCACTAGCTATTGTTATTGCCACTAAAAGTATTGATTGAACATTAGCTGTCATTCAACCCACTTCACAGTTTTCCAAGGTTAACTGTAGTTGTAGTTTGTTTTCTTCTAGATAGACAATATTTGTCAACAACAACTTTATATCTCATTTCATTGACctggaaaataaattaattgaaATATTTTACAACTTAACCATCATAGTTCCATTGAAAAAACATATTTCACTAAATTCATACTGAAATATCAAGTACTTCTAACTGATAAAAGTTGATGAGTCTCTAAAAGCATAAAGCATACTAATATCCAAATCTAATATATACTATCATTTTAGGTACGACAAGTGATCTAAGCACATAGACATAGTACAGAAGTTTATTCATGAACAAATTCTTTAATGCTTGATCCCAATGAAACCTTCCAtaatttgattttcaaaatcaaCCAATTAcctgaaattataaaataaaaagaatatatAAACCATTAAAGAAATGTAACTTTCAGAAAAGAAACTTATAACTGGAatgaaataatttttcatatgaGAAAGATATCATCAAACCTCAATTACTTTGTATGCCTTGGAATTGAACTTTAATCCATTTGAGGGGGAAATGTAATACTGCAATAGGTATAACAAAATTAGAGCAATTGAAAGCATAGAGATAGGAGTAGACTAATTTCTTTgttcttttatatttataaagaTAACAAGAAAATATGAGCACTAGCACTGTTGATCCTTACAACTAGCACTTCATCTACAACCTATTTAAATTTCACATAAAAACTAATTTCATTACTGAGACAATATGAGTACATATATGCATACAACCAAATAAACTCAATCAGAAACAACATTTAGCATCCTGTTTGTAACTAATTAATAACTTCATCCCTTTGCATCAAGATTTTGAacttaaacatcttcatctatTCTCTTATTAAACTTCACATACATATTACAAGGAAATCGAAAGCAAGAAACTGAGCTATTCCAAAACTGGCGGTCTAAATAAAATTGGTTTAGACCACCATAAATTGGTTTCATTGCTGCCAAAAATGATAAATCCCATGAAATTTCAAGAACTATGACTTTGtcgagaaaaaataaaatgaaaagcaTCAGTGCATGGTTCATGAGCCAAGATCACCTGATTATCTGGCCTACTTCCCGTGACTGTACAATCGAATCAAGCAATCACATAGGAAAAAtcataagaaaataaagaatCAAGCAATCACATGCTGAAAGGCGATGtcgagtactggtggaggagtGCCAAACAACTAATGACCGCGAATCACGTGGTTATCACTTGAGAATCTTTCAAAGGAGCTTTCATGGAGAAGTACTTCTCTGAGACTGCTAGGGAAGACATGGAAAATCAATTCCTTGGTCTGAGACAGGGAGCGATGACAGTGGGGGAATATGCTGCCAGATTGGAGACACTGTCAAAGCACTTTCGCTTCTTCCAAGCGCAAGTCGATGAACCGTACCTATGCAATCGGTTCATGAGAGGACTGAGGAACGACATAGAAGAGTCTGTGAGACCGTTCGGAATCAGAGTTTTCCAACAACTAGTAGAGAAAGCTCGTGAGGTGGAAACAATGAAGAATCGCCAGAGGGGCCGACCTGAAAGTGGATGACCATTCCGTTCTGGGCAGAGACAGACGGGAAGGTTTGATGGGCAGAGACAAGCTCGAAGGTTTGATAAGGGTAAGGCACCGCAGAGAAAGTCTTATCAACGTCCTGCTGACAAGGTACCCTTCGCTGGAAAAGGTCGGGCAGCTATACCTAAGGAGGAAGTTGTTTGTTTTAAGTGCAATCAGAAGGGGCACTATGCAAATGAGTGCGGGAAAGAAATCATGTGCTGGAAATGCCAAAAGCCAGGGCATATTGAGAGAAACTTCCCTAATGCAGCCAAGGCTGTGACGGTGCTGAATACTACTAGAGGAAGGCGACCTACTGCTCCAGGACGTGTGTTCGTAATATCTGGGGAACAGGCTGAAGTTACTGATGGCCTTATCCATGGTACGTGTGCTATTTCTGGAAACTCCTTAATGGTTTtgtttgattctggtgctacgcacTCGTTTATTTTTTAGGAGTGTGCAAAGAGACTAGGGTTACTAACTGTAGAGTTACCCTTCGATTTAGTGGTGACGACCCCTGCCGCCGATCGTCTAGTTACGCGCACGACATGCTTGCAATGTCCGTTGATATACGAGGATCGAAAGTTTCTTGTGAACCTCGTCTTCTTAgggcttaaagagctcgatgtgattctgggaatggattggttggcaCAATATCATGTTCTCttggattgtgctaacaagGCCGTGGTGTTTCCAGATTCAGGCGTTACGGATTACTTAAATTCGTACATCTTGAGGAAGGGTTCACCAGCATTCGTGAACTCCATTGTAGCTGAGGCAAAGAACGATGACGACGTGCGAAACATCTTGATAGTACAGGATTATGTGGACTTGTTTCCGGAGGATGTGCCTGGATTACCACCGGTGAGAGAGACAGAGTTTACCATTGATGTGATGCCCGACACAGGGCCAATATCAATGACGccttatcggatggcaccagcgGAGATGGCGGAGTTAGTCAAGCAGTTGAAGGATCTCTCttcgaagggatttatccgaccaagtgtGTCACCTTGGGGTGCATAGtgttgttggtgaagaagaaggatggaagATCCAGACTATGTGTGGATTACCGACAACTTAACAAGATGAcggtgaagaatcgttatccgattccacggatagacgacttgatggatcaacttcgaggagttgttgttttctcgaagatagatctgaagtcaggatatcaccagatccgtgtcaaggaggctgatattcagaagactgcattcagaactcgatacAGGCACTATGAgtatcttgtgatgccgtttggagttacaaatgcacccgcaatgtttatggactacatgaaccgaGTGTTCAGgtcattcctggacaagttcgtggtggtgttcattgacgacattctgatttactcgaagagtaaagaGGAACATGGAGAGCAAGGGTGTGGCAGTTGATCCCAAcaaaattgaattaattttgTCGTGGGAACAACCTAAAACGACAAGCGACATTAGAAGTTTTGTTGGACTTGCTGGATATTAAAGATGTTTCGTGAAGGATTATGCGAAGTTGACCTCTCCGTTGACGCAATTGACGAAGAAGAATCAACTGTTTgcatggacggagaagtgtgaggcgaGCTTTCAAGAGATGAAAATGCGAATGACCACCACACCAATACTAGCCTTACCTATGGAGGGAGAACCCTATGatgtgtactgtgatgcttcgtataATGGGCCGGGATGCGTGTTGATGCAGGAGAAAATGGTGAtcgcttatgcttcgagacagttgaagacccACGAGTAGAATtaccctacgcatgatttggagttggctgctatagttTATGCTCTAAAGATTTagaggcattatctctatggtagtacgttcacgatctttagtgatcacaagagtttgaagtacttgtttgatcagaaggatttgaatatgcGACAGCGAAGGTGGATGGAGTTTTGAAGGATTACGAGTTCACCTTgcagtatcatccggggaagGCCAATGTtgtagccgacgctctcagttgatgtaagacccaagtttttaagtttaggataagtgaataaaattcctattcacgattaggttgatgtattgtgaagggaaacctgaacaagagtttattgaatgaaataaattttatgaaggaggaagttcaggaaaagtctaaggattgtatcaaaatcgataaaagttatagcacgactaatattcgcctaaACCTAGGACAATggcactagtaaatagctaatttacacttaaaggcacgatgaaaattaattccaaaaatcttcagagaaatgttagaacttctcttgatcgtctataaacaagcgtttcgatgcgaaaccctagaatgtacgaacgtccgattccaatcctcggaggtttgccgaaactaaaaccctgatagttcaagaaacctaaaatgaacggttgatgaagactttttctattcggagcttcaaatgaagattccacacgcgtgcacccatttctcttgatgtttccaatctttcttcagaaggaagttttagGCAAAGAttcatcctttaagctgaaaactatcgactta
This is a stretch of genomic DNA from Lotus japonicus ecotype B-129 chromosome 1, LjGifu_v1.2. It encodes these proteins:
- the LOC130741208 gene encoding dof zinc finger protein DOF3.5-like, which encodes MFQQKHHTNGLDQMFLHQFPSSCSSMQLPTSMERSSSSRWKPHIEVAPNCPRCASTNTKFCYYNNYSLSQPRYFCKGCRRYWTKGGSLRNVPVGGGCRKSRRVRSSASRHLQSERLSSSIGGSGDGDQHGGQTNGSRDIDMALVFAKFLNQDTSSGEEFDREGNNRSSSLTPESVELPQKQLSDAEADSDADAMMVVGGGDHLLVGDELSLSGIDELEGFLGGDDNDVVHDALFSDTTLSASSITWQTPMIEKQSLELELEYSMPFNEDCIGSHDQLLPVSSASSTMNLISDSWATWNSFDLSTMEVFSSRP
- the LOC130743587 gene encoding uncharacterized protein LOC130743587 — encoded protein: MEKYFSETAREDMENQFLGLRQGAMTVGEYAARLETLSKHFRFFQAQVDEPYLCNRFMRGLRNDIEESRQTGRFDGQRQARRFDKGKAPQRKSYQRPADKVPFAGKGRAAIPKEEVVCFKCNQKGHYANECGKEIMCWKCQKPGHIERNFPNAAKAVTVLNTTRGRRPTAPGRVFVISGEQAEVTDGLIHGTCAISGNSLMECAKRLGLLTVELPFDLVVTTPAADRLVTRTTCLQCPLIYEDRKFLVNLVFLGLKELDVILGMDWLAQYHVLLDCANKAVVFPDSGVTDYLNSYILRKGSPAFVNSIVAEAKNDDDVRNILIVQDYVDLFPEDVPGLPPVRETEFTIDVMPDTGPISMTPYRMAPAEMAELVKQLKDLSSKGFIRPSVSPWGA